The following coding sequences lie in one Rhizobium sp. ZPR4 genomic window:
- a CDS encoding polysaccharide pyruvyl transferase family protein, with protein sequence MRIVVFNVKYSENLGDGLLAECVESALASGRDDVEVETIDLAGREAFATGHGGRRRLVLGLLHRLPAAARRRLVRAVLERRLRALRGQWEEKVAVADAVVIGGGNLFQDDDLNFPLKIGAVLDCVVRYDRPLAIYAVGVGGHWSEPAYRLFARLKQARLVHLSVRDGFAQDTWREHFPDGPGAKIVRDPGLLIQASPAHRGARAPSKGPLTIGLCVTDPIVLHRHGAVHANGIPFADIEAYRDLIELLLDDGQHVVLFCNGAKEDQAFAERIRASVAKHRMVTSGSLDISRRPRLPGDLIHIIQSLDVVLAHRLHACIAAYALGIPHVGLGWDKKVEGFFNSVGRETYFIKGASPPPKHVALLLKAAQQEGIEARRHQDTISEARAGISNMRRHLVERDQCVMSRI encoded by the coding sequence ATGAGGATTGTCGTCTTCAACGTCAAATACAGCGAAAATCTCGGCGACGGGCTGCTTGCGGAATGCGTCGAATCCGCCTTGGCGAGCGGCAGGGATGACGTCGAAGTGGAGACGATCGACCTTGCCGGGCGAGAGGCTTTTGCGACGGGCCATGGCGGCCGCAGACGGCTCGTGCTGGGATTGCTCCATCGACTGCCCGCAGCCGCCCGTCGACGGCTTGTTCGCGCGGTTCTGGAGCGCAGGCTGCGCGCGCTTCGCGGACAATGGGAAGAGAAGGTTGCGGTTGCCGATGCCGTCGTGATCGGCGGGGGGAACCTGTTTCAGGATGATGACCTCAATTTCCCGCTGAAGATCGGTGCTGTGCTTGATTGTGTCGTGCGATACGATCGGCCGCTGGCGATCTATGCGGTTGGCGTCGGCGGCCATTGGTCGGAGCCTGCATATCGTCTCTTTGCCAGACTGAAGCAGGCGCGTCTTGTTCATCTTTCGGTGCGCGACGGCTTTGCGCAGGATACCTGGCGGGAGCATTTTCCCGATGGGCCTGGTGCGAAGATCGTGCGTGATCCCGGATTGCTGATCCAAGCCTCGCCGGCGCATCGAGGCGCGCGCGCTCCGTCCAAAGGTCCCTTGACCATAGGTCTATGTGTCACCGATCCCATCGTCCTGCACCGGCATGGCGCCGTTCATGCCAATGGTATTCCCTTTGCCGATATCGAGGCCTACAGGGATCTGATCGAGCTTCTCCTGGATGACGGCCAGCACGTGGTCTTGTTCTGCAATGGAGCCAAAGAGGATCAAGCCTTTGCGGAGCGTATCCGCGCTTCGGTCGCCAAGCATCGCATGGTCACGTCCGGCTCCCTGGATATTTCCCGGCGCCCGCGGCTTCCGGGCGATCTTATCCACATCATTCAGTCGCTGGATGTGGTTCTGGCTCACCGATTGCACGCATGTATTGCCGCCTATGCGCTCGGGATTCCGCATGTCGGCTTGGGTTGGGACAAGAAGGTCGAAGGCTTCTTCAATTCCGTCGGGCGCGAAACCTACTTCATAAAGGGCGCATCGCCGCCGCCGAAGCATGTCGCTCTGTTGCTGAAAGCAGCACAGCAAGAAGGGATAGAGGCGCGCCGCCATCAGGACACGATTTCGGAAGCCCGGGCCGGCATCTCGAACATGCGGCGGCATCTGGTCGAGCGCGACCAATGCGTTATGTCACGAATATAG
- a CDS encoding Crp/Fnr family transcriptional regulator yields the protein MAAQLSIEHIRSLGGVARTFVAGSAICDYDSDTPRLLFVLDGWASCSKMLPNGTRFMTEFVLRGDMISTSLTALSRETVRAITNVTVMVFPDFTSLPKIEAPTFFYRIVIAELVRHQARMSERLANIGRRDALEKTGYLLLELGARIGTSRDYANAEYFDCPLTQADIGDAVGLSTVHINRVLRDMREAGLLSFRNGIVAFLDRPRLADLVDFDESCFDTTMV from the coding sequence ATGGCAGCGCAGCTTTCGATTGAGCATATTCGCAGCCTTGGTGGTGTAGCGCGGACCTTTGTTGCAGGTAGTGCGATCTGCGACTACGACAGCGATACGCCACGTCTTCTCTTTGTGCTCGATGGCTGGGCCTCGTGCAGCAAGATGCTGCCGAACGGCACGCGCTTCATGACGGAATTCGTGTTGCGTGGCGATATGATTTCGACATCCTTGACGGCGCTTTCGCGTGAGACCGTGCGGGCGATCACCAATGTCACGGTGATGGTTTTCCCGGACTTCACCTCGCTGCCGAAGATCGAAGCGCCAACGTTTTTTTATCGCATCGTCATTGCCGAACTGGTGCGACATCAGGCGCGCATGTCTGAGAGGCTCGCCAATATAGGGCGCCGCGATGCTCTGGAGAAAACCGGCTACCTGCTGCTCGAGCTCGGAGCACGCATCGGCACCTCGCGGGACTATGCAAACGCGGAATATTTCGATTGTCCTTTGACCCAGGCGGACATCGGTGACGCCGTGGGCCTGTCGACCGTGCACATCAACCGCGTTCTCAGGGACATGCGTGAAGCTGGCCTCCTGTCCTTCCGCAACGGCATTGTCGCCTTTCTCGATCGGCCGCGTCTAGCCGATCTCGTTGACTTCGACGAGTCATGCTTCGACACAACTATGGTTTGA
- a CDS encoding response regulator transcription factor, producing MIGQSLTSEKFTSDTGARIISVRTSDTLRPFIASGTPGIDEWEDYILLIDSRALDRECLSKSLTECDSAMHIVTVGSLDEWQMRNMQVLPSAVLFMIGGRKVSDADVSAKICALVERFQTSPVIVGADGDELAQLLHALECGARGYIPTSVGIKVAAEAVALARAGGVFVPASSLLAAKEAIAPVASRNCCLDSLFTPREVVVAEALRRGKANKIIAYEMDLCESTVKVHIRNIMKKLNATNRTEVAYKIRELVR from the coding sequence ATGATTGGACAATCGCTCACAAGTGAAAAATTCACGTCAGATACGGGCGCACGCATCATTTCAGTTCGGACATCCGACACCTTGAGGCCATTCATCGCATCCGGCACGCCCGGCATCGATGAATGGGAAGACTACATTCTTCTCATAGATTCTCGCGCTCTTGATCGCGAGTGCCTGTCGAAAAGTCTGACCGAATGCGACAGCGCAATGCATATCGTCACGGTGGGCTCGCTCGACGAATGGCAGATGCGCAATATGCAAGTATTACCGTCCGCAGTTCTTTTCATGATCGGCGGCCGCAAGGTCTCCGATGCGGATGTGAGCGCCAAGATCTGCGCTCTGGTGGAGAGATTCCAGACCAGCCCGGTGATCGTGGGCGCCGACGGCGACGAGCTTGCACAGTTGCTGCACGCACTGGAGTGCGGCGCCCGCGGCTATATCCCGACCAGTGTCGGAATCAAGGTTGCCGCCGAAGCGGTAGCTCTCGCGCGCGCAGGCGGTGTCTTCGTGCCGGCAAGCAGCCTGCTGGCCGCCAAGGAGGCGATCGCACCCGTGGCCAGCCGCAACTGCTGCCTCGACAGCCTGTTTACCCCGCGCGAAGTCGTCGTCGCGGAGGCTTTGAGGCGGGGCAAGGCAAACAAGATCATCGCCTATGAGATGGATCTTTGCGAGAGCACGGTCAAAGTGCACATTCGCAATATCATGAAGAAACTGAACGCGACGAACCGAACGGAAGTTGCCTACAAGATCCGGGAACTCGTTCGATAA
- a CDS encoding helix-turn-helix transcriptional regulator, protein MSFRFEIGARARAASRFIANVRSDLAAAVLERRSQKGFTQQRLAELVGVSRKDLNRYLCGQTELPLRSIADLAWALDKEIHIELRDPKGSAADGSYLSEPETRAAIHPVRPGGAVSWSSSRAIRTIIARGNNDRDD, encoded by the coding sequence ATGTCATTTCGGTTTGAGATAGGTGCGCGGGCGCGAGCAGCCAGCCGTTTTATCGCGAATGTTCGCAGCGACCTGGCTGCCGCCGTCCTCGAAAGGCGGTCACAGAAAGGGTTTACTCAGCAGCGGCTTGCGGAATTGGTCGGCGTCAGCCGAAAGGATTTGAATCGCTATCTCTGCGGACAGACAGAGCTTCCGCTTCGTTCGATTGCGGATCTCGCCTGGGCGCTCGACAAGGAGATCCATATTGAGCTGCGTGATCCCAAGGGGTCGGCAGCAGACGGCAGTTACCTCTCCGAACCGGAGACGCGGGCAGCTATCCATCCCGTTCGTCCCGGCGGAGCCGTTTCCTGGAGTTCTTCGAGGGCCATCCGCACGATAATTGCTCGCGGCAACAACGATCGGGACGATTGA
- the csgH gene encoding curli-like amyloid fiber formation chaperone CsgH: MFASSSFNRIKPVIYAGSNRRRSAFSLFLHSFLFSMLLLPRIAPASQTGIECLVTADKREPFLVVRAIARSDVPVSGTYKLVLIKHNTEGTSHSIQQGSFDLQPGSDNLLATTMIDAGGDAELIAKLLIETDRGTSQCELPE, translated from the coding sequence ATGTTCGCCTCCTCCTCCTTTAACCGGATTAAGCCAGTCATCTATGCTGGTAGCAATCGCAGACGATCAGCGTTTTCTTTATTTCTGCATTCCTTTCTCTTTTCGATGCTGCTGCTTCCGCGCATCGCTCCCGCCTCGCAGACCGGGATCGAGTGCCTGGTAACGGCAGATAAAAGGGAACCATTTCTTGTTGTACGGGCGATCGCAAGATCAGATGTACCAGTATCCGGGACATACAAGCTGGTTCTCATCAAGCATAATACGGAAGGTACGAGCCACAGCATTCAGCAAGGCAGTTTTGACTTGCAGCCAGGTTCGGACAATCTCCTTGCCACGACGATGATCGATGCTGGCGGTGATGCTGAACTGATTGCAAAGCTATTGATCGAAACCGATCGAGGTACGTCACAATGCGAATTACCGGAATGA
- a CDS encoding curli assembly protein CsgF: protein MMICRAIAAIGLIAAMTMSASAGQLVYQPTNPTFGGNPLNGTFLLSTAQTQGDGVKSGQQQTPDLSGLNNALGNLGNVNQGTGSTGTSPVIVIQSGQVPANP, encoded by the coding sequence ATGATGATATGTAGGGCGATCGCTGCAATCGGTCTGATTGCAGCAATGACAATGTCGGCTTCCGCCGGGCAGTTGGTCTATCAGCCGACCAATCCGACCTTTGGGGGCAATCCGCTGAATGGCACGTTCCTGCTGTCGACGGCGCAAACGCAGGGCGATGGCGTCAAATCCGGCCAGCAGCAGACACCGGATCTATCCGGTCTCAACAATGCGTTGGGCAACCTTGGAAATGTCAATCAAGGCACGGGTTCAACTGGAACATCTCCGGTCATCGTAATCCAGAGCGGCCAGGTGCCGGCTAATCCTTGA
- a CDS encoding CsgG/HfaB family protein yields the protein MPATKSGVALESLPPPIQKLDVAVYSFPDLTGQNKPNENFAEYSRALTQGGAQLLTDVLTKAGNGNWFSVVERTDLQSLLQERQIIQNTRSAVYGAKAGGIPPLRFAGVLLDGGIIGYDSNETTGGIGANYLGIGGNTQYRKDIVTVSLRAVSVSTGRVLASVSTTKTIYSVQLQGSAFRFVGVDQLLQIEGGITRNAPTTLGVQEGIQLAVYSLIFEGVRNGLWQFRDAAAGAAFMRYLDEHQRAMTYKLDANGRPIGPAVTVPAASAAQPAVEAASQPILVKDKPKSS from the coding sequence ATGCCCGCCACAAAGTCGGGCGTGGCGTTGGAGAGCCTTCCGCCGCCCATACAAAAGCTTGATGTGGCAGTCTATTCGTTTCCTGACCTGACTGGGCAGAACAAACCCAATGAAAACTTCGCCGAATATTCCCGCGCTCTGACGCAAGGCGGCGCGCAGTTGTTGACTGATGTGCTGACCAAGGCCGGTAATGGCAACTGGTTCAGTGTCGTGGAACGCACGGACCTGCAATCGTTGCTGCAGGAACGGCAGATCATCCAGAACACGAGGTCGGCGGTTTACGGCGCCAAGGCTGGCGGCATCCCGCCGCTCCGGTTTGCCGGCGTGCTGCTCGATGGCGGTATCATAGGCTATGATTCCAATGAAACGACGGGCGGTATCGGTGCCAACTATCTCGGGATTGGCGGAAATACGCAGTATCGCAAGGACATTGTAACCGTATCCCTGCGGGCCGTCAGCGTCAGTACGGGGCGTGTGCTGGCCTCGGTCAGCACGACCAAGACGATCTATTCCGTCCAGCTGCAGGGATCGGCGTTCCGCTTCGTCGGCGTCGACCAGCTGCTCCAGATCGAGGGCGGCATTACACGAAATGCACCCACGACTTTGGGCGTCCAGGAAGGCATTCAGCTCGCAGTCTATTCACTGATCTTCGAAGGCGTGAGGAACGGGCTGTGGCAATTCAGGGATGCGGCCGCCGGCGCAGCATTCATGCGATATCTGGACGAGCATCAAAGAGCCATGACGTACAAGCTCGATGCCAACGGCCGGCCGATCGGCCCGGCGGTCACGGTTCCCGCCGCCAGCGCAGCGCAACCGGCCGTCGAGGCTGCGTCCCAGCCCATCCTGGTCAAGGACAAGCCGAAGAGCTCATGA
- a CDS encoding invasion associated locus B family protein has protein sequence MTPDAGKVDPSKVPAPAPDASAQATPQITEQKFDAWTLQCSADKTMKPRCQIVYRLTSPDQKQVFMVISMARSADKKVGMQMALPLGFAIQGGVKIGFGSKYSTMAKVSRCTTQGCLVEGLCPPEMLAALMKEKSGKVSIRMMQGNMAELPISLTGFGAAFQAMQADSG, from the coding sequence GTGACGCCGGATGCCGGCAAGGTCGATCCATCCAAGGTCCCAGCGCCGGCTCCAGATGCATCCGCGCAGGCCACTCCGCAGATTACCGAACAGAAGTTCGATGCGTGGACATTGCAATGTTCGGCCGACAAAACGATGAAGCCGCGCTGCCAGATCGTCTATCGATTGACGTCACCGGATCAAAAGCAAGTATTCATGGTCATCAGCATGGCGCGTTCCGCGGACAAAAAGGTTGGCATGCAAATGGCTCTTCCACTCGGGTTTGCTATTCAGGGTGGTGTGAAGATTGGCTTCGGCAGCAAGTATTCGACGATGGCGAAGGTATCGCGCTGCACTACGCAAGGATGCCTGGTGGAGGGGCTGTGCCCACCCGAAATGCTTGCCGCCTTGATGAAGGAAAAGTCGGGAAAAGTCTCGATCCGGATGATGCAGGGAAACATGGCGGAGCTTCCGATTTCTCTGACCGGGTTCGGCGCCGCCTTCCAGGCAATGCAGGCAGATAGCGGGTGA
- a CDS encoding alanine--tRNA ligase-related protein, producing the protein MFREGTRTAKEVAYVIAGRLIQQYRDFCLSKGIKFTRTDSVRPHDNTTLFCSAGMQQYKPLFSDPYHIGTVANTQACLRMGDLDEIGDGTHFLHFTMLGLFSFREMAVGDAIDFWLEFLGTLGLMPDHVTIHPDRLEEWTPFYRGRIPIIPDDECTWSDGSISGYCTEFYKDSIEIGNIVNPLGTCIDVGFGAERLDMILNGTLPANALGTLCDTVTTIVESGYEPGNKEQGYVLRKLLRRIHVMGGMLDHPYFEQEVERQERLRSRYLRLREKYPDMPPEWWFDTHGIDIAYLQAMNAK; encoded by the coding sequence ATGTTTCGAGAAGGCACACGAACAGCAAAGGAGGTTGCCTATGTCATCGCGGGACGCCTGATCCAGCAATACCGAGACTTCTGCCTTTCCAAAGGCATCAAATTCACACGCACAGACTCCGTAAGGCCGCATGATAATACCACGCTCTTCTGCAGCGCTGGGATGCAGCAGTACAAACCCCTCTTCTCCGACCCTTACCATATTGGTACTGTCGCCAATACTCAGGCCTGCCTGAGAATGGGCGATCTCGACGAGATCGGGGACGGAACGCATTTCCTTCACTTCACGATGCTGGGGCTTTTCTCGTTCAGGGAGATGGCTGTCGGTGACGCTATCGATTTCTGGCTCGAGTTTCTCGGAACCCTTGGCCTCATGCCCGATCATGTCACGATCCATCCGGATCGCCTCGAGGAATGGACGCCGTTCTATCGCGGCCGCATTCCCATCATCCCGGATGACGAATGCACCTGGAGCGACGGCAGCATCAGCGGATACTGCACCGAGTTCTACAAGGACAGCATCGAGATCGGGAACATCGTCAATCCGCTCGGGACCTGTATCGACGTCGGCTTCGGCGCCGAACGCCTGGACATGATCTTGAACGGCACCCTGCCCGCCAATGCGCTCGGCACGCTGTGCGACACCGTCACGACGATCGTGGAAAGCGGCTATGAACCGGGAAACAAGGAGCAAGGATACGTCTTGCGAAAGCTCCTGCGTCGTATCCATGTGATGGGGGGAATGCTGGACCATCCCTATTTCGAACAGGAAGTCGAGCGTCAGGAGCGATTGCGCTCCAGATATTTGCGCCTTCGCGAAAAATATCCCGACATGCCGCCGGAGTGGTGGTTTGACACGCACGGCATCGATATTGCCTACCTGCAGGCGATGAATGCAAAGTAG
- a CDS encoding DMT family transporter translates to MISGSREKGPIAGIALACAGYACFSLQDAMVKWLVASYEVPEILFMRSLVIVLVAGVLVHYRRHPSIFKSPYRGTVVLRAGLMLLAWLLFYNAARYLGLAELTTLYFSAPIIVMVLSIFVLKEKVHAGRWTACIGGFIGVTIAANPSHSPNLLPAAMCIVAGFCWAWSTILIRLVSRSETTLTQMYATSLIFGIACALSFPWTWKTPDASGWALMLTLGVISTIGQFLLYEGFRYAPASTLAPIEYSGLVWAFVYGYVIWAEVPATNVFAGALLIIASSFLLILWERRMEGAHRKNVKY, encoded by the coding sequence ATGATTTCCGGAAGCCGTGAGAAGGGACCCATTGCCGGGATCGCACTCGCCTGCGCAGGATATGCCTGCTTTTCGCTTCAGGACGCGATGGTGAAGTGGCTGGTCGCCAGCTATGAAGTGCCGGAGATCCTCTTCATGCGCAGCCTGGTCATCGTGCTCGTCGCAGGAGTGCTCGTCCATTATCGACGCCATCCGTCAATTTTTAAGAGCCCCTATCGCGGCACGGTCGTCCTGCGCGCCGGGCTGATGCTGCTTGCCTGGCTGCTATTTTACAACGCGGCCCGCTATCTGGGGCTGGCGGAACTGACGACGCTTTATTTCTCGGCGCCGATCATCGTCATGGTTCTATCGATCTTCGTTCTCAAGGAGAAGGTCCATGCGGGCCGCTGGACCGCCTGCATAGGCGGCTTCATCGGCGTGACGATCGCGGCAAATCCAAGCCATTCGCCCAATCTCCTGCCCGCCGCCATGTGCATCGTCGCGGGCTTCTGCTGGGCTTGGAGCACGATTCTGATCCGGCTTGTCAGCCGAAGCGAGACCACGCTCACCCAGATGTATGCCACGAGCCTGATATTCGGCATTGCCTGCGCCTTGTCATTCCCATGGACATGGAAGACGCCGGATGCAAGCGGCTGGGCGCTGATGCTGACCCTCGGCGTCATCTCCACCATTGGGCAATTTCTGCTCTACGAAGGCTTCCGCTACGCACCTGCTTCGACGCTGGCGCCCATCGAATATAGCGGCCTCGTTTGGGCTTTCGTGTACGGCTACGTGATCTGGGCCGAAGTTCCGGCGACCAATGTCTTTGCCGGCGCCCTCCTCATCATCGCCTCAAGCTTCCTGCTCATCCTGTGGGAGCGTCGCATGGAGGGTGCCCACCGTAAGAACGTGAAATACTGA
- a CDS encoding MgtC/SapB family protein, protein MPDLSDIMRMDVDWLDIVVRLVLVTVAGGLIGINREMGGHAAGFRTTILVGLAACLSMIQANLLLSTLGKTPQSFASMDVLRFPLGVLTGVGFIGGGAILKRGDLVSGVTTAATLWIMTAIGLCIGGGQLIVGSAGAIIAFVVLSPLKRFDRLIPRRQKARIVIELPYDAGVGITDMQAALEPPGYVFSFIGKAAGPTEAAAHISYEVRWRQAGPDGGGAQLLTSLQEHHRVVSFEMLTTGT, encoded by the coding sequence TTGCCTGACCTGAGCGATATCATGCGGATGGATGTAGACTGGCTGGATATTGTCGTCCGTCTGGTGCTGGTCACCGTCGCCGGGGGGCTGATCGGCATCAATCGAGAGATGGGCGGGCATGCGGCCGGGTTTCGCACGACGATCCTCGTCGGGCTTGCCGCGTGCCTGTCGATGATCCAGGCCAATCTCCTGCTGTCCACATTGGGCAAGACGCCACAGTCCTTTGCCTCGATGGATGTGCTGCGCTTTCCGCTCGGTGTGCTGACCGGCGTCGGCTTCATCGGTGGCGGTGCCATTCTCAAGCGCGGAGATCTCGTCAGCGGCGTAACCACGGCTGCGACCTTGTGGATCATGACGGCCATCGGCCTGTGTATCGGCGGCGGTCAACTCATTGTCGGCTCGGCCGGCGCCATTATTGCCTTTGTGGTGCTATCGCCGCTTAAGCGGTTCGACAGGCTGATCCCGCGCAGGCAGAAAGCGCGTATCGTGATAGAGCTGCCTTACGATGCCGGCGTTGGGATTACCGATATGCAAGCAGCGCTTGAACCGCCCGGATATGTCTTCTCCTTTATCGGCAAGGCGGCGGGTCCGACCGAGGCCGCTGCGCATATATCCTACGAGGTGCGATGGCGGCAGGCAGGGCCGGATGGCGGCGGCGCGCAACTGCTGACATCCCTGCAGGAGCATCACAGGGTCGTATCCTTCGAAATGCTGACAACTGGAACTTGA
- a CDS encoding BON domain-containing protein, translated as MTETKQQTMAKNSPDRGDMRTLQALDQAAGGSGDIVAEEAKQYASAEIRPEHGTDDARCEDSAECDLQREQTAEEISVRVSNIRTVSGSREAGDGTMPEDWPANTSSLTQERTDVEIRTEIEGRLKADQLLNEASIFVTVSRGRVIVEGSVENHEAKQRAEAISRQASGIVGHDSNLAVRKSS; from the coding sequence ATGACCGAAACCAAGCAACAGACAATGGCAAAGAATTCTCCAGATCGCGGCGACATGCGCACTCTTCAGGCGCTTGATCAGGCTGCCGGTGGTTCGGGGGATATTGTGGCCGAGGAGGCGAAACAATATGCGTCGGCGGAAATCCGGCCTGAGCACGGTACCGATGATGCGCGCTGCGAGGATTCAGCCGAATGTGACCTGCAGCGCGAGCAAACGGCCGAAGAAATCTCTGTCAGGGTTTCCAATATCAGGACGGTTTCCGGATCAAGGGAAGCAGGTGATGGCACGATGCCTGAAGACTGGCCCGCGAATACCTCTTCGCTGACGCAGGAACGGACGGATGTGGAAATTCGCACGGAGATCGAAGGCAGGCTGAAGGCCGATCAATTGCTCAATGAGGCAAGCATCTTCGTCACCGTCAGTCGCGGGCGTGTCATTGTCGAAGGATCCGTTGAAAATCACGAGGCCAAGCAGCGCGCCGAGGCGATCTCCCGGCAAGCCAGCGGCATAGTCGGACATGACAGCAATCTTGCCGTGCGCAAATCCTCATAG
- a CDS encoding DUF2934 domain-containing protein — MTDERFEWISKRAYAIWEAAGRPWGRSQHHWDQAAKEREIMERTRASVDGEEVLARFRRTTAIRPSEDDARETRENAHSDDGRLG, encoded by the coding sequence ATGACGGATGAACGGTTCGAGTGGATCAGCAAACGGGCCTACGCCATTTGGGAAGCGGCCGGCCGTCCCTGGGGACGCAGTCAGCATCACTGGGACCAGGCCGCCAAGGAGCGCGAGATCATGGAGAGAACGCGCGCATCCGTCGACGGCGAAGAAGTGCTCGCAAGATTTCGACGGACGACTGCAATACGGCCATCCGAGGATGATGCTCGGGAAACCAGGGAAAACGCGCACTCCGACGACGGGCGCCTCGGATAA
- a CDS encoding YbhB/YbcL family Raf kinase inhibitor-like protein — protein sequence MALTLISKAFAEDAPIPSKHALDGENVFPPLAWGGAPEKTQSFALIIEDPDAPGGTFRHCGIANIPAEWSGLVENVDTMQEQALRFYKNDFGNARYDGPQPPDGDPPHRYVFRLAALNVPRMTLPEAVGAEAMWQKVKKHMLAEASLTGTYRS from the coding sequence ATGGCTTTGACGTTGATCAGCAAGGCCTTTGCTGAGGATGCGCCGATACCGAGCAAACATGCGCTGGACGGGGAAAATGTATTCCCGCCGCTTGCCTGGGGTGGCGCCCCTGAAAAGACCCAAAGTTTCGCCTTGATCATCGAGGACCCGGATGCGCCGGGTGGCACGTTCCGCCATTGCGGCATCGCCAATATTCCGGCGGAGTGGAGCGGCCTGGTTGAAAACGTGGATACGATGCAGGAGCAGGCGCTGCGCTTTTATAAGAATGATTTCGGCAATGCCCGTTACGACGGTCCGCAGCCGCCGGACGGCGACCCTCCCCATCGTTATGTTTTCCGGCTCGCCGCCCTGAATGTGCCGAGGATGACGCTCCCTGAAGCCGTCGGAGCCGAAGCAATGTGGCAAAAGGTGAAGAAACATATGCTTGCAGAAGCAAGCCTTACCGGCACCTATCGGTCGTAA